The Phoenix dactylifera cultivar Barhee BC4 unplaced genomic scaffold, palm_55x_up_171113_PBpolish2nd_filt_p 000465F, whole genome shotgun sequence nucleotide sequence ATAAAACCTAAGAAGAAACCTACAGCTCCAGCAGTCGGTGGTGCAGTCGCAAAGTCCGGTGGACCATAGATGAGGCCCCTGCTGCATCTGGAACGCCGAGGGAACGCCCATCGCCGGTGGCAGCCCGGCCGATGGGTATGACTGATTTGGATACATGGTGGCTTGGAGATTGATCAAAGAGAAAGAAGGCCTTCTTGTGATGTTGAGCTGCAACAAAGAAGCAAAGCAATAGAGAGAATCCTCTGGAGATTGGTTTTTTAGAAATAGGTATGCCCACATATAAGGCCAAGTCAAGTCAacgcccttcttttttttcctccactTTCTTAACAACTTGTTGATAAGTATGAGCACGAAAAAAATATCTAAGGCTCCTAATGTTTCTTATTTGAGATGACATTCTTTGATCCTGAGGTTCCACCACGCGACAAGGTTAGTGCCTCCAGCAAAAAAATATTGAATGGTTCACGTCCACCAACTCAGCTGTGGACCAGTCCAACCATAGCGCACCACACGTAGCTATGTCTGTATTGCTCCATTTTTcgtctattttttctctccataTTTATGTATGTTGCTCTATAATTAGGATTGGTCCACTGTTGATGTTGATGGATCTAGTTCAACCAATAATTTTGGATGCCTTGATCTATTTAATTATC carries:
- the LOC103711114 gene encoding uncharacterized protein LOC103711114 isoform X4, producing the protein MWAYLFLKNQSPEDSLYCFASLLQLNITRRPSFSLINLQATMYPNQSYPSAGLPPAMGVPSAFQMQQGPHLWSTGLCDCTTDCWSCCMTCFCPCITFGQIAEIVDQGATFFLVCHRGPKHGYFGLPLWAEAQLFWFATAGQSTVILVCHRGLKHKYAGLLLRAEVQLS